The proteins below are encoded in one region of Chryseobacterium wanjuense:
- a CDS encoding YegP family protein, with the protein MGKFFISKRSNGEYQFVLKADNHEPILTGEGYQTKAGCKNGIESVKMNAPFDQRYDRRVATNGQYYFNLKASNGEIIGTSEMYTTSSAREVGIESVKRNAPNAPVIDLTGE; encoded by the coding sequence ATGGGAAAATTTTTTATTAGTAAAAGATCAAATGGTGAATATCAGTTCGTTTTGAAAGCTGATAACCACGAACCTATCCTTACAGGTGAGGGTTACCAAACCAAAGCTGGCTGTAAAAATGGAATCGAATCAGTAAAAATGAACGCTCCTTTTGACCAGCGTTATGATCGGAGAGTTGCAACAAACGGACAATATTATTTCAATTTAAAGGCTAGTAATGGAGAAATAATCGGAACAAGTGAAATGTATACAACATCTTCTGCAAGAGAAGTCGGTATCGAATCTGTAAAGAGAAACGCTCCAAATGCACCGGTAATAGATTTAACTGGAGAATAA
- a CDS encoding DUF6232 family protein, which produces METQIQNETTFYQDASVTVTQSRFVTQSKTYAMRNISSVYVFEIEKSRVLPILMILLGIPFIFFKDVFLIGLILICLGLIIIFSIKNEFAVRISTNAGEANSIVSKNRDYIQKIVKALNEAIIHRG; this is translated from the coding sequence ATGGAAACTCAAATTCAAAACGAAACAACATTCTATCAGGATGCTTCCGTTACTGTTACACAGTCCAGATTTGTTACTCAATCAAAAACTTATGCTATGAGAAATATTTCTTCTGTTTATGTTTTTGAAATCGAAAAAAGCAGGGTCTTACCCATTCTTATGATTCTTTTGGGAATTCCCTTCATCTTTTTTAAAGATGTTTTTTTAATCGGATTAATACTTATTTGTTTAGGACTAATCATCATCTTTTCCATTAAAAACGAATTTGCAGTAAGAATAAGCACAAACGCAGGAGAAGCAAACAGTATTGTCTCAAAAAATAGAGATTACATTCAAAAAATTGTAAAAGCTTTAAATGAGGCTATAATCCATCGAGGATAA
- a CDS encoding beta-carotene 15,15'-monooxygenase, giving the protein MTNNIKNLFRLKPVPIESPKDDIVKFDVDANSETSEENRKRSYHENGYRDSSRNNGNHTALSICLDAIYSKFQNEEKELVDKQNKLKEPYLNEQKNKETEIKGLSVSLDNKEDHLKNIGQDIESVQDKIEKIKFEINDLPRNPEIYNVKATKGASTKFWIGLIILIPISLYLFTFYISTSYSAFFKSFDTNGNIIQNVLDAQAFNKAWDEGPLEGAFVTLIPFVFLGLGYLIHMFGENKSFVNYSKVALLFIITFVFDAILAYEIESKLYELNKTFNSPPFDLSIAFTKNQFWGIIFAGFIVYIIWGLVFDFVMKEHKEKDKIKHEQTKRQKDILVYQEKIGDFEKQKEEVRNTIGSIKELIAKAKGRIEELQNIIDGTIIPTKDYKLYASEYMQGWITFISEKLAVSHPVKQDMIEECKKQYMYNLNKVGANSDSQNTVYMSVL; this is encoded by the coding sequence ATGACCAATAATATTAAAAATTTATTCCGATTAAAACCGGTTCCAATTGAGAGTCCGAAAGATGATATTGTAAAATTCGATGTCGATGCCAACAGCGAAACCAGCGAAGAAAACAGAAAAAGATCTTATCATGAAAATGGTTACCGTGACAGTTCCAGAAACAATGGGAATCATACGGCTTTGTCTATCTGTCTTGATGCTATTTATTCTAAATTTCAAAATGAAGAAAAAGAGCTCGTCGATAAACAAAATAAGCTGAAAGAGCCTTACCTCAACGAACAGAAAAATAAAGAAACCGAGATCAAAGGCCTTTCTGTATCTTTAGACAACAAAGAAGATCACCTGAAAAATATCGGCCAGGATATAGAATCTGTTCAGGATAAAATTGAAAAAATAAAATTTGAGATTAATGACCTTCCCAGAAACCCCGAAATTTATAATGTTAAAGCCACAAAAGGCGCTTCCACAAAATTTTGGATTGGTTTAATTATCCTGATCCCGATCAGCTTATATCTTTTTACCTTTTATATTTCGACTTCTTACTCTGCATTTTTTAAAAGTTTTGATACGAACGGAAATATCATTCAGAATGTTCTGGATGCGCAGGCTTTCAACAAAGCATGGGACGAAGGCCCATTGGAAGGAGCTTTTGTAACATTGATTCCTTTTGTTTTCCTTGGATTAGGGTATTTGATCCACATGTTTGGTGAAAATAAAAGTTTTGTTAATTATTCTAAAGTTGCATTACTTTTTATAATAACATTCGTCTTCGATGCTATTTTGGCTTACGAAATTGAATCTAAATTATATGAATTAAACAAAACCTTCAACTCTCCCCCTTTCGATCTTTCCATCGCTTTCACAAAAAATCAGTTTTGGGGAATTATTTTCGCCGGGTTTATTGTCTACATTATCTGGGGACTCGTTTTCGATTTTGTAATGAAAGAGCATAAAGAAAAAGATAAGATCAAGCATGAGCAAACGAAAAGGCAGAAAGATATCCTTGTATATCAGGAAAAAATCGGAGACTTTGAAAAACAAAAAGAAGAAGTACGCAATACTATCGGAAGCATCAAAGAACTGATCGCCAAAGCAAAAGGCAGGATTGAAGAGCTTCAGAATATCATCGACGGAACCATAATCCCAACCAAAGATTACAAGTTATACGCTTCGGAATACATGCAGGGCTGGATTACATTCATTAGTGAAAAACTAGCCGTTTCGCATCCCGTAAAACAAGATATGATTGAAGAATGTAAGAAGCAATATATGTACAATCTTAATAAGGTCGGAGCCAATTCCGATAGTCAGAATACCGTTTATATGTCTGTTTTATAA
- a CDS encoding tellurite resistance TerB family protein has translation METIQIPENLKAHFLRLYQMAICDDDFSPLELKMLYKTAEERGISPKNLDEILLNPINSKSLVPETIDEKVESLFDLTVMIWADGVVSENEYSALKKYVAMFGFLEENVQEIADYFIEAVKQGKTKNDILNDLKN, from the coding sequence ATGGAAACAATACAAATCCCTGAAAATCTGAAAGCTCATTTTTTAAGGCTTTATCAAATGGCAATCTGCGACGACGACTTTAGCCCATTAGAATTAAAAATGCTTTATAAAACAGCTGAAGAAAGAGGAATTTCTCCTAAAAATCTGGATGAGATTCTTTTAAACCCCATTAACTCAAAATCATTGGTCCCGGAGACCATTGATGAAAAAGTAGAATCGCTTTTCGATCTTACCGTAATGATCTGGGCAGATGGAGTGGTCTCAGAAAATGAATATTCTGCATTGAAAAAATATGTCGCCATGTTCGGCTTTTTGGAAGAAAACGTACAAGAAATTGCCGATTATTTTATCGAAGCGGTAAAACAGGGAAAAACTAAAAATGATATTCTTAATGATCTAAAAAACTAA
- a CDS encoding response regulator: MFKKVLIAEDHEVRNLGVVNTLAELQIQNFDFVNYCDDALQKIKTAATNNVSYDLLITDLSFDKDHIDQKINSGQKLIEEAKKIQPNLKVIAFSIEKKPKIINDLFKTHNINGFVSKGRNDGKDLRNTIRKVFSGEVVIPQEILNSIRNNSFEFTEYDVTLIELLAKGWKQSEIEKFFKENKITPDSRSAIEKRLNDLRFELGAKNNIELIVICKDIGII; encoded by the coding sequence ATGTTTAAAAAAGTCCTGATAGCCGAAGATCACGAAGTCAGAAATTTAGGCGTCGTGAATACCCTTGCCGAATTACAGATTCAGAATTTTGATTTTGTGAATTATTGTGATGATGCATTGCAAAAAATAAAAACCGCAGCTACGAACAACGTTTCTTATGACTTGTTAATTACAGACCTTTCCTTTGATAAAGATCATATAGATCAGAAAATCAATTCCGGACAAAAATTAATTGAAGAGGCTAAAAAAATTCAGCCGAATTTGAAAGTTATCGCCTTCTCCATAGAAAAGAAACCCAAAATAATTAATGATCTTTTTAAAACCCACAATATCAATGGGTTTGTAAGCAAAGGTAGAAATGACGGTAAAGATCTCAGAAATACTATCAGAAAGGTTTTTTCTGGTGAAGTCGTCATTCCACAAGAGATTTTAAATTCTATCCGGAACAATTCTTTTGAGTTTACAGAATATGATGTCACTCTTATTGAACTCCTTGCCAAAGGGTGGAAACAAAGTGAAATTGAAAAGTTCTTCAAAGAAAATAAAATAACTCCGGATAGCAGAAGTGCCATAGAAAAAAGATTAAATGATCTTCGTTTTGAACTCGGCGCCAAAAATAATATTGAGCTGATTGTCATATGTAAAGACATTGGTATTATATAA
- a CDS encoding tetratricopeptide repeat-containing sensor histidine kinase translates to MKNLLLIILLVLINSCNKENKTKYSRPSTLSTNPYLERAKLFKDRKIPDSAFYYFNLAKNEFLKDNDSLGAGRSLVNMGIIQTENGDFLGGIESSLEANKYIKLKKDSNVLRTLAANYNNLGIASNYLKYYDKSVGFYIKAINTAVDKEKKYIYYNNIGDILTTQGKYKEAIQYLEKAILSQNKDDYSRALNNLAKAKYLYNKNYNPLPEFNKALEIRKKENIGDGLNSSFETLSTYYLDKDKSLSLSFAKKMFQVASVNKSPDDQILALQRIIFLDPKNYLQYFQKFNFINDSLQTARNNDKNQFAFFRYDLEGERAKGEKLKADNEIQQARKNFILGFLVILLIVGFFWYRKRQIQLKQEKELEVKNTQLKISKKVHDVVANGLYHMMIDVQNNPEMDKTRILNDIEKMYEESRDISHENIVEEDFAMRFINMIMSYSSDQQKVLPVGYKESIWENISYNTQLELYYILREILVNMKKHSQAKLASVRFEKDNDNLKIRYTDNGVGINDSDLHKGTGIRNTENRIESIGGDIIFEKNPKGGLIIQITIPIQSKYV, encoded by the coding sequence ATGAAAAATTTATTACTAATAATTTTATTAGTTCTTATAAATTCTTGTAATAAAGAAAATAAGACTAAATATTCTAGGCCTTCAACTCTTTCCACTAATCCTTATCTTGAAAGGGCAAAATTGTTTAAGGATAGGAAAATTCCAGATTCTGCTTTCTATTATTTTAATCTAGCTAAAAACGAATTTTTAAAAGATAATGATTCTTTAGGTGCAGGTCGCTCTTTAGTTAATATGGGAATAATACAAACTGAAAATGGAGATTTTTTAGGAGGGATTGAATCTTCTTTAGAAGCAAATAAGTATATTAAACTAAAAAAAGATAGTAATGTACTAAGGACATTAGCCGCAAACTACAATAATTTAGGTATAGCCTCCAACTATTTAAAATATTATGATAAATCTGTTGGATTCTATATTAAAGCAATAAATACGGCTGTTGATAAAGAAAAAAAGTATATCTATTATAATAATATTGGCGACATATTAACTACTCAAGGCAAGTATAAAGAAGCCATACAATATTTAGAAAAAGCAATTCTTTCACAAAACAAGGACGACTATTCTAGAGCATTAAACAATTTAGCTAAAGCTAAATATCTTTATAACAAAAATTATAATCCACTACCCGAATTCAATAAAGCTTTAGAGATAAGAAAAAAAGAAAATATTGGCGACGGATTAAATTCAAGTTTTGAAACTTTATCAACTTATTATTTAGATAAAGATAAAAGCCTTTCTCTAAGTTTTGCAAAAAAAATGTTTCAAGTAGCATCTGTAAATAAAAGTCCTGATGATCAAATTCTAGCCTTACAACGAATTATTTTTCTAGATCCTAAAAATTATTTGCAGTATTTTCAAAAATTTAATTTTATCAATGATAGCCTTCAAACAGCCAGAAATAATGATAAAAACCAATTTGCTTTTTTCCGATATGACTTGGAAGGTGAAAGGGCTAAAGGAGAGAAACTAAAAGCAGATAATGAAATTCAACAAGCAAGAAAAAATTTCATATTAGGTTTTTTGGTTATTCTCTTAATTGTTGGGTTCTTCTGGTACCGCAAAAGACAAATACAACTAAAACAAGAAAAAGAACTCGAAGTCAAAAACACCCAGCTTAAAATATCCAAGAAAGTGCATGATGTAGTGGCTAATGGACTGTATCATATGATGATTGATGTTCAAAATAATCCTGAAATGGATAAAACAAGAATTCTTAACGATATTGAGAAAATGTATGAAGAATCCAGAGATATTTCTCATGAAAATATTGTAGAGGAAGATTTTGCGATGCGCTTTATCAATATGATTATGTCTTATTCTTCCGATCAGCAAAAAGTTTTACCGGTAGGATACAAAGAAAGTATCTGGGAAAATATTTCGTATAACACCCAGCTTGAGCTTTACTATATCTTAAGGGAGATTCTTGTGAACATGAAAAAACACAGTCAGGCAAAATTAGCTTCCGTAAGATTTGAAAAGGACAATGACAATTTAAAAATAAGATATACAGACAATGGTGTAGGAATTAATGATTCAGACCTGCACAAAGGAACAGGGATTCGTAATACGGAAAACCGTATTGAAAGCATTGGAGGAGATATTATTTTTGAAAAAAATCCTAAAGGTGGATTAATTATTCAAATAACCATACCAATACAATCGAAATATGTTTAA
- a CDS encoding DUF6804 family protein, translating into MKYLIIIAALLCFIGIFDLPQRFYLLLRIIVSLIALIIIFNEFRSRNFWFLAFILIFILFNPFFPIYLYLKPFWIVIDIIVGLLFSYYFYTLFPKKTVKEPETIDIKHQEIPKTRDRIIK; encoded by the coding sequence ATGAAATACCTTATCATAATCGCAGCCCTTTTGTGTTTTATCGGAATTTTTGACCTCCCACAGAGATTTTATCTGTTGTTGAGAATTATCGTTTCCCTGATCGCTTTAATCATTATTTTTAATGAATTCAGGAGCAGAAACTTTTGGTTTTTGGCCTTCATTCTCATCTTTATTTTATTCAATCCGTTCTTTCCGATTTATCTTTATTTGAAACCGTTCTGGATTGTGATAGATATTATTGTCGGGCTTTTGTTTTCTTATTATTTCTACACATTATTTCCTAAAAAAACGGTAAAAGAGCCCGAAACCATCGATATTAAACATCAGGAAATCCCTAAAACCAGAGACAGAATAATTAAATAA